Proteins from one Podospora pseudoanserina strain CBS 124.78 chromosome 1, whole genome shotgun sequence genomic window:
- a CDS encoding hypothetical protein (COG:S; EggNog:ENOG503NZPS) has product MDRFVQRSKSSTSRSPLATGSGNSNKRPEGAAQRTTPTKRRRVAELKESGDEDDEFDLPTLTKSIRDSEDEAPKMPPRQTAIESSLPAVPIDKEAIEQYEAMRSSQPQIDEDNTTTRFEKRQWVPGKSSIYVDAFNLALETVLEDESPLFDIKEKHVFEQWRGLSYETQYLYVRLFLRKTASWHRVERLHSSYSNDITDVDLAIENLLEPRELPGDSSNSPEETRSEGLEVWSLGDTFTFADDSQEYIKTMADATPLLSLDELKALAKDAKVKGKNKADLVKALCHTSARQAGLLSLGLSRQNTNESIASRDQEPEDNQEKTEVNRDSHFLRKILATTGPLIRLSEPIFKLFERVHLVFYRSTEWTENSLTAIILAKIARRNYPDYIVCRSSNIFDSRQSLLEFELSMRKDFEVDKVLEFNGPPGEAGFLKVLEIFEGIAERWRELLRQEQHRENHVYEFGEGSYLRRFNAAHAFTRVAHKAAYVLGRLHRYREEHALLTELLSQHLFHPARRGSWYQRKALLEERYMWEVDPDPVSTSPETQKKHWQQIALITCETGLEDRDCHLIYHYDLQKRLLKLEKRLRVPRRLQHDFGHVKLREPEEHNVQGIQLVRDDPDPKGKNGRGLSTKTTWLDELGELDEDGEPAHVSVEEMCLSYYRHEGWKGYHSEGGILRTLFAYLFFDILFVYVPNVFQTAFQTCPLDLHTDAFYPARASQINHRLVEIANGGGEKILREVYEREHERQTCVVGLNWDFEIEDLVELVSCFNRAALAAVCKVMSEDYRARGGGVPDLVLWRTAGDEAQTNRDDIINNNIDRKGEVMFAEVKSANDRLSDTQRLWIHVLTGAGVRVALCNAVAREVRTLL; this is encoded by the exons ATGGATCGTTTTGTGCAGCGATCCAAGTCTAGCACGAGCCGGTCACCGCTTGCCACTGGATCCGGAAATTCCAACAAGAGGCCTGAGGGAGCTGCGCAACGGACTACTCCAACGAAACGGAGAAGGGTTGCCGAGCTGAAGGAGAGCggcgatgaagacgatgaatTTGACTTGCCAACCTTGACCAAGAGTATCAGGgacagcgaggatgaagCCCCCAAAATGCCACCACGCCAGACAGCAATTGAGAGCTCTTTGCCGGCTGTCCCGATAGATAAAGAAGCGATAGAGCAGTATGAGGCCATGCGCTCCTCTCAACCACAGATCGATGAAGACAATACCACTACCAGGTTCGAAAAGCGGCAATGGGTCCCAGGAAAGAGCTCTATCTATGTCGATGCCTTCAACCTTGCATTGGAGACCGTCTTGGAGGATGAATCGCCTTTGTTTGATATCAAAGAGAAGCATGTCTTTGAGCAATGGCGAGGCTTGAGCTATGAGACTCAGTATCT GTATGTACGTCTCTTTCTGCGCAAGACTGCCTCTTGGCATCGCGTGGAACGGCTGCATTCTTCTTACAGCAACGATATCACCGATGTTGATCTTGCTATTGAGAACCTTTTGGAGCCCCGGGAGTTGCCAGGTGACAGCAGTAATTCTCCAGAAGAGACACGATCTGAGGGTCTCGAAGTGTGGTCATTGGGCGACACTTTTACCTTTGCGGATGACTCTCAAGAATACATCAAAACTATGGCAGACGCCACTCCGTTATTGAGTCTTGACGAACTCAAGGCACTTGCAAAGGATGCCAAGGTTAAGGGGAAGAACAAAGCCGATCTAGTCAAAGCGCTCTGTCACACAAGTGCTCGACAGGCCGGCTTGCTGTCCTTGGGTCTAAGTCGGCAAAATACTAATGAATCGATAGCCTCGCGAGACCAGGAGCCAGAAGACAATCAAGAAAAAACGGAAGTAAACAGGGATTCTCACTTTCTCAGGAAGATACTTGCTACCACAGGGCCACTCATCAGGCTCTCCGAGCCCATCTTCAAACTCTTCGAGCGTGTTCATCTGGTCTTCTACCGGTCAACCGAATGGACCGAGAACTCACTGACGGCGATCATCCTGGCTAAGATTGCACGAAGGAACTACCCAGACTATATCGTCTGCAGATCCTCCAACATATTCGACTCCCGCCAGAGCCTCCTGGAGTTCGAGCTCTCGATGCGCAAAGACTTCGAGGTGGACAAGGTTCTCGAGTTCAATGGCCCACCAGGTGAAGCAGGGTTCCTCAAGGTCCTCGAGATCTTTGAGGGCATAGCTGAACGATGGAGAGAACTTCTCAGGCAGGAACAGCACCGCGAAAATCATGTATACGAGTTTGGCGAAGGGAGTTACCTTCGTCGGTTCAACGCAGCTCACGCCTTCACTCGGGTCGCTCACAAAGCTGCCTACGTCCTTGGCCGTCTACACCGATATCGGGAAGAACACGCGCTTCTCACCGAGTTGCTCAGTCAGCATCTCTTCCATCCAGCCCGCCGCGGATCGTGGTATCAACGCAAGGCCTTACTGGAGGAACGGTACATGTGGGAAGTGGATCCAGACCCTGTATCAACCAGTCCCGAAACTCAGAAGAAGCACTGGCAACAGATTGCTCTCATCACCTGCGAGACGGGACTGGAGGATAGAGACTGTCACCTGATCTATCACTACGACCTCCAAAAGCGCCTTCTCAAGCTTGAAAAGAGATTACGGGTGCCACGTCGTCTGCAGCATGACTTTGGTCATGTAAAGCTACGGGAACCGGAAGAGCATAACGTTCAGGGCATCCAGTTGGTTCGAGATGACCCGGATCCCAAAGGCAAGAACGGCCGCGGCCTGAGCACCAAGACGACGTGGCTCGACGAACTAGGCGAGcttgacgaggatggagaacCAGCTCATGTCAGTGTTGAGGAAATGTGCCTATCATACTATCGCCACGAGGGCTGGAAAGGCTACCACAGTGAAGGTGGAATTCTCCGAACATTGTTTGCTTACTTGTTCTTCGACATCTTATTCGTCTATGTTCCCAATGTTTTCCAGACGGCTTTCCAAACATGCCCCCTCGATCTCCACACGGATGCATTCTACCCAGCCCGGGCCAGTCAGATCAACCATCGGCTTGTCGAGATTGCCAACGGTGGTGGCGAGAAGATTTTGCGGGAGGTTTACGAGCGGGAGCATGAGAGGCAAACCTGCGTGGTAGGCTTGAACTGGGACTTTGAAATCGAGGACTTGGTAGAGTTGGTCTCCTGTTTCAACAGGGCTGCCCTTGCTGCCGTATGCAAAGTCATGTCAGAAGACTATAGGGCACGCGGAGGCGGCGTGCCAGATCTCGTGCTGTGGAGGACAGCCGGAGACGAAGCCCAAACCAATCGAGatgacatcatcaacaacaacattgACCGAAAAGGAGAGGTCATGTTTGCCGAAGTCAAGAGTGCAAACGACCGCCTCAGTGATACACAACGACTATGGATCCACGTACTCACAGGCGCAGGAGTGAGGGTTGCGCTGTGCAATGCCGTGGCACGAGAGGTGCGAACATTGCTGTGA
- a CDS encoding hypothetical protein (EggNog:ENOG503P4A3), with translation MSSKPTLTISTPKTANFPHIPPPPHELRSATSLPSATPLSAVSRTSAFRDPIPSSALPSAGLPSAGPFSALFSAGPYSAAPFSATIKLEHDLQKTPITPPVAYTDFLRGMAMVSPALASPPQTGKSALNRTSTVSTASSNLSTSSTSSSETADSDDSEKDKGEQIDSGPSTARSDLSCGCDEEVKVKEEEVEKTKTPRPAPIDIKLSNAPRGSSNCPLSAPAAGANATVFPSMKLPASPAISTAGLYSPRSPLSTASVRSPAFDWEAALKSRRLALSPGLKRPAEPETPTTAASAPAGGAASTSSPHKHAKKDSRSSVRHIREVVTRTVTYTPRMAPAPKGKRRKIDPEASTTAAKS, from the coding sequence atgTCGTCCAAACCCACCCTCACGATATCGACGCCCAAGACGGCAAACTTCCCACACAtcccgcctccgcctcatGAGCTTCGGTCTGCCACCTCTCTTCCCTCAGCTACTCCTCTGTCGGCCGTCTCCAGGACATCAGCTTTCCGGGACCCAATTCCTTCCTCTGCGCTCCCATCGGCCGGTTTGCCTTCCGCCGGACCCTTTAGCGCTCTTTTTTCTGCTGGTCCGTATAGCGCTGCTCCGTTTAGCGCCACCATCAAGCTTGAGCATGACCTCCAAAAGACGCCCATTACACCCCCGGTAGCATATACCGACTTTCTCAGAGGAATGGCCATGGTCTCACCAGCTCtcgcctcaccaccacagacaGGAAAGTCCGCTCTGAACCGAACCAGCACTgtcagcaccgccagcagcaatctcagcaccagcagcacaagCAGCAGCGAAACAGCCGATTCTGATGACTCAGAGAAGGACAAGGGCGAACAGATCGACAGTGGCCCATCAACAGCACGCTCAGATCTCAGCTGCGGGTGTGACGAGGAAGTCAAGgtgaaagaggaggaggtggaaaagacaaaaacTCCCAGACCTGCTCCCATCGATATCAAGCTGTCCAACGCCCCACGAGGTTCTTCGAACTGCCCGCTTTCTGCTCCCGCCGCTGGGGCGAACGCAACAGTATTCCCAAGCATGAAGCTCCCTGCTTCTCCGGCCATTTCCACCGCAGGCCTTTACTCGCCAAGATCACCACTGAGCACTGCCTCAGTCAGGTCACCAGCGTTTGACTGGGAGGCGGCGCTCAAGTCTCGACGGTTGGCGCTATCTCCTGGCTTGAAGCGCCCCGCAGAACCAGAAacgcccaccaccgccgctaGCGCAcctgctggtggtgccgcGAGTACGAGCAGCCCACATAAACACGCAAAGAAGGATTCGAGATCGAGCGTGCGACATATTCGTGAGGTCGTGACAAGGACAGTGACATACACACCAAGAATGGCGCCAGCGCCAAAAggcaagaggagaaagatcGACCCAGaagccagcaccaccgccgccaaatCATGA
- the HAP2 gene encoding Transcriptional activator (BUSCO:EOG09263KEE; EggNog:ENOG503P578; COG:K): MMEYAQYQQQPQSAHSQPHIQTGYPSSAGGNSITSPAHGVQTSPILPSQHQQPSPTQTHNMYQTQYAMPQHNMQYAVPGIQAAAMAATAAASGSSYPYMSSDPSLQQSPRMSGVNPKKDGRTGPRSPQQMNSMPQQRRLSQVNSPGVPNAPAMLNHAGPRSTIPPPMTAAQQMPPPQSPEIASGAVEESPLYVNAKQFHRILKRRVARQRLEEALRLTSKGRRPYLHESRHNHAMRRPRGPGGRFLTADEVAQMEKDKANGVETKFEDTATKTSTGASKRKSDGGSAPAAKKAKRANLTPEDEEDEE, from the coding sequence ATGATGGAATACGCAcaatatcaacaacaaccacaaagCGCGCATTCGCAACCACATATTCAGACAGGTTACCCGAGCTCTGCAGGCGGCAACAGCATCACCTCTCCAGCTCACGGAGTTCAAACATCCCCGATACTCCCAtctcagcatcaacagcccTCGCCCACGCAAACCCACAACATGTATCAAACTCAGTATGCCATGCCCCAGCACAACATGCAATATGCTGTGCCGGGGATCCAAGCAgctgccatggccgccactgctgctgcttctggatCGTCATATCCCTACATGTCCTCGGACCCAAGTCTGCAGCAGTCGCCAAGGATGTCTGGTGTTAACCCCAAGAAGGATGGCAGGACAGGCCCTCGTTCGCCTCAGCAGATGAACAGCATGCCGCAGCAAAGACGACTCAGCCAGGTTAACAGCCCGGGTGTTCCCAATGCGCCAGCCATGCTCAACCATGCCGGTCCACGCTCTACCATCCCGCCCCCGATGACTGCGGCGCAGCAGATGCCCCCGCCACAGTCCCCCGAAATCGCTTCCGGAGCCGTTGAGGAGTCGCCATTGTATGTCAATGCCAAGCAATTCCACCGGATCCTGAAGCGCAGAGTAGCCCGGCAAAGGTTAGAGGAAGCGCTGCGTCTTACCAGCAAGGGCCGCAGACCTTACCTCCACGAGTCTAGGCACAATCATGCCATGCGGAGGCCCCGTGGACCCGGTGGGCGGTTCCTGACAGCCGACGAAGTAGCCCAGATGGAAAAGGACAAGGCAAATGGTGTCGAGACCAAGTTCGAGGACACGGCGACAAAGACATCCACGGGTGCCTCGAAAAGAAAATCAGACGGAGGCTCTGCGCCTGCGGCCAAAAAAGCGAAAAGAGCCAACTTGACTcccgaagatgaagaagacgaggagtgA